In Deltaproteobacteria bacterium, the sequence CGACCAAACCCGGCGGCATCGCCGACGACCCCGAGCGCTTTCTCGAAATCTGGAACCTCGTCTTCATGCAGTTCGAACGCGGCGCCGACGGCAAGCTGACGCCGCTGCCCGCGCCCTCGGTGGACACCGGCGCGGGGCTCGAGCGCATTGCCGCGATTCTGCAAAGCGCGCCGACGAATTTCGACTCGGACCTCTTCGCGCCGATCCGCGAAAAAATTGCGGCCATCGCGGGCAAGACGTACGGCGCGGACGCCGAGGCGACCGTGTCGATGCGCGTGGTGTGCGACCACAGCCGCGCCATGACGTTTCTCGTCGGCGATTCGATTTTGCCGTCGAACGAGGGTCGCGGTTACGTGCTCCGGCGCATCATGCGTCGCGCCGCGCGCCACGGCGTGCTGCTCGGCATCAAAACACCCTTCCTGCACGTGATGGTCGACGCCGTCATCGAGGCGATGGGCGAGACCTATCCCGAGCTCATCGACCGCGCGTCGTACATCAAAAAAGTCGTCCTCAACGAGGAAGAGCGCTTTTTGCGCACGCTGGATAACGGCCTGCGCCTGCTGGGGCAGGAGCGCGAGCGCATGACGGCCGGGGGCTCGTCCGTGCTCGCCGGCGCGGTGGCGTTCAAACTCTACGACACCTTCGGTTTCCCCCTCGATCTCACGCAGGACATCGGCCGCTCCGAAGGCTTCGATGTCGATCTCGCGGGCTTCGATGCGGCGATGGAAATCCAGCGCGGCAAGAGCGCGAAGGGCGGCAAGTTCGAGGCCGAGGCCGGGCTGGGCGTGCTGGGCGAATTGTCTGGTCAGGGCGCAAAAACGGAGTTTCTGGGCTACGGCGCGACGCGCGCCGAGGGCGAGGTGATCGGCCTCGTTCGCCACGGCGAACTGGTGTCCGACGCCGACGCCGGGCAGGAGATCGAGGTCGTCGCCGACCGCACGCCGTTTTACGCCGAAAAAGGCGGCCAGATGGGCGATACCGGTGAAATTGTGGCAGACGGCGTGCGCCTCGTTGTCACCGACACGCGCACCGCGGGCGACGCGCTGATCGCGCACCATGCAAAGGTCGTCGAAGGCCGCGTGCGCGTGGGCGATCGGCTGCAATTTGTCGTCGACAAAGAACGGCGAAGAGCTATTGAACGAGCGCACTCGGCAACTCATCTACTCCATTACGCGCTACATCGTGTTCTCGGTCCAGACGCCAAACAGGCGGGATCGCTCGTAGCGCCAGATCGGCTGCGTTTCGACTTCACACACTTTCAGGGGCTAACTGGCGCGCAGATCGAACAGGTAGAAAAAATCGCAAACAAGAAGGTGTTGAACAATTCTTGGCGGGTTGTAAAGGAAATGCCTCTCGACGAGGCCATCTCAAACGGCGCAATGGCCCTTTTTGGAGAGAAATACAGCGAGAACGTTCGTGTAATTACACTAGGACAGTCCATTGAATTATGCGGCGGCACGCACGTTTCATCGACGGGCAAGATCGGCCCGATCGTCGTGCTGCACGAGTCGTCGATCGCGGCGGGCGTGCGCCGACTCGAAGCCGTGACGGGCGAGGCCGCCGTCGAAAAGCTGCGCGCGGCCATCGACACCGAGCGCGAGATTTCGCAGGCGCTCAAAGTCGCGCCCGAACTGATTCTCGACCGCGTGCGCCAGACGGTGGATCAGGTGCGCGATCTGGAGCGGCAGATTTCGGACCTGCGCAACAAGCTCGCCGCCGAGGCGAACAAGGGGCTCATCGACGAGGCGCGCGACGTCAACGGCGTGAAGCTGATCGCGGCGGTCGCCATGGCCGACGACGCCGACGCGTTGCGGCTGTTGTCGGTGCGCCTGCGCGATCAGATCGGTTCGGGCGTCGTGGTGCTCGGCGCCGAAATCGGCGGCAAGGCGGCGCTGTGCGTGCAGGTGACGAAGGATCTCGCCGGGCGGCTGAACGCGGGCAAGATCATCGGCCCGCTCGCGAAAATCGTGGGCGGCGGCGGCGGCGGCAAACCCGACATGGCGCAGGCCGGCGGCCCAAACCCCGGCAAGCTGCGCGAGGCGATCGACGCCGCGGCGGGGCTGATCGGGGCGTTGTAAGAAAGGAGTCATTTGGCATGACGCTGGTCGTAAGCGAAATATCACATCTTGGGATTGTCATGGTTGGCGATTCGGCAGTAACGGAATTGTCAGAGCAAGGAAAGACCTACTCGCAAGCTGTAAAAGTTCAATACTCCGAACGTGCCAAAATTGGAATTTCGATGTGGGGATGGGCTCCGAAACCGTCGACAAACATAAAGGCTGATCGATGGCTTAGTGATTTTCTGCAAACGAAGGTAAGTAATGAAAGCGACATCGAGGACGTCGCATGGGACTTGATCGTCGAAGCTGATCGTTTATTTGAAGGTTCTGAATTTGCCCACTCAAATTGGGGGCGGCTTGCGCGAGGGTTTCATATTGCCGGGTATTCACAAGGACAACCGAGACTTTGGCATATTCACTGCGGACACTCTCATGAGCATCCGCACAGCCTAATTCTGTACAAAGATTTTCCGGAAAACTACGCTATCGCGTACAGACTGTCGGTGAATTTAGGCCCTTCAAGCGATTCAACGAGTGCGGTTGACCAATTCGCGACATTCGAATTCAAGAGAGGACTTCCTCTTACCGACTTGACGGATAACCCTTTTAGTTCAAAACCTCATAACGATTACATTAAAATGCTAAATGCCGGACACTATTTTCATTTGAGAAATGGTGAGTATCGAACATTCAGCAAAATCTATGACAAGAAAATTAGGCAGATTAGAAGAGCCGGGGCAATTCAATACGAAGAATCTCTTGACGATCGACTCCTTTTCTATAAAGAACTAGTCGTTTCTGTTTCAAATATCTTGCGACGTCAGGGCATGCCCCCAAGAGTTAATGACCGACTGTCGGCCTTTGCATTTAACGAAGATGGTCTGCAGATTGATGAGCGATTGCAAGTTCCAATTTAGCAGATTGATATATCTCCCCGCACACCTCAATCAATCAGATTTCGAACAGCGGCATCTGGTCGGGACTTTCCCGGTCGCCGCCCGTAATGAGCCCCCGGCGATCGTCGTCCCATGGTGCTTCGAACCGGAATTTCGCCGTTTCGAGATACTCCGCGCTCCGCTCGAACGCAATCCAGCGTCGCCCCAGATTTTCCGCAACCTCTCCTGTCGTGCACGACCCGGCGAACGGGTCGAGGACGAGGTCGTCGCGATCCGTGAGAAAGCGGATGAAAAACGCCGGGAGTTGCGGCGGAAATCGCGCGGGATGCGGTTTGTTTCCGGTTTCGTCACAGCGCACGAAGTAACGACTGTTCGCATCGTTGTTTCCAATGGTCAGGAGATTTCCCGGAATGCTGCCGCCGCGATCGACGAATTTCGATGTGATGACGTGGCCGCTCGGTCGCGTTTTCGCGCGATAGCCGTTTTTCAGCAGCCGCAGCATATCGGGCGAGTACGGCTGAAGAACCGCCTGATTGTCGGCTTTAGGGAACGGCTCCTTCGAAAACCACCAAACGCATTCCACGGAGTCCTTGACCCGGATTTTCCGGACGTTGACCCACTCGGCCGGCGCGGGAAGCTTGGCCGGGTTGTACCAGAAAAATTCCTGCGCGAGATGAAACCGGCATTCCTTCACCAGGCGCAGGGCAATCTCGAAATGGCAGAGCGAGCGTGTGGGCGCGCCCGGCGTCCAGCTTCCGCCGATGTTGAGCACGAATGAGCCGGTCGGCTTGAGCACGCGTCGGATATCCGGAGCGAATTCCAGCAGCCACTCCACGTAGCGATCCTGATCGACGTTTCCGTATTCCTTCTTGAAGTGAAGCGCGTACGGCGGCGAGGTCAGCAACAGATCGACGGAATTGGCGGGAACCTTCGCGAGCAGATCGCGTGCGTCACCGAGATAAGCCGCTCCACGGCCCGACCGAAAGTGCGGAGGCACATCCGAAAACGGATCGACGGCTTTTTTCGCAACACTCATCGCGCAAGGTCCCCAATCGCTTCTTCGATACGGCTCCGCCAACGGCTGTCCGCCGACGCGGGGACCGCATGAAACACCTTCAACATCTTCGCATCATCGGGCCGCGTGGCCAAGTTGTTCACCGCGACATGAAGAAATGTCCAGCGACCCGTTCGGTTGAAGAGGCAGACGGACAGGACATGGAAGTGGCTCGTCGAGTACCCCCGCGTGTTCGTTCCGTCCTTCGAGTTCCGGGTCTTCTGGAGTTCCACCTTGATCGGCGCGTCCGGTCGTTCCGACTTCGTTTTGCTACGCACGTTCTTGCATTCCACGACGATGTCCCGACCGGCAACCGTCAGGATAAAGTCGGGTTTGTTGTCCTCATCCAGCCACTGAACACTCGCAATGGCCCCATCGGTGCGAAGCGCCTCGAGTTCCTGAAACAGCTTCCATTCCGCGAGCTTTCCCTTGACGTCCACCTGTGCCCGAAACCCGTGGTGAACGGCATGCACGACGTCGAGCGCCGACACGTTCCAGTTTCGGAGAAGAGGATGATCGTCAATCGCGACGAGGTCGGCGAGGGTCGCGCCCAGCGCGTCGGCGACTTCGGCCAACACTTCGATCGTGACGTTCTGAACGCCTCGTTCGATTCGTCCGACATAGGTGTAGTGCTTTCCGCAACGCTCGGCGAGCGTTTCCTGGCTCCATCCGCGACGTTCGCGAAGCTCGCGAACGCGCGCGCCGAGTCGGCTGAACAGTTCGTCGCTTTTCATGCGCAAACGATGGCCGGACAGGACCTTTGGGTCCAGAGACGATAAGTCTTATCGGCCTCACACGCGGCCCGACTCGGCCCCTCCCTCGTCCTTGACGCGGGCGGCGGGGCGCTCCTATGATTCGCGTTCGCCGGGGGGTGGGCGACGCGGCGCCTGTGCGGCGTCTTTGTCGCGCGATCCTTGTCATCGAAGTTGGAGTGACCGTACTAGACGGGGAGTTGGCGCCTCCCTGTAACCCGGAGCCACATCGGGGTTGAATTCCTTTTTGAGGCCGGTCGCGCAAGATGGGTCCGATTCACCGGGAGGCGGTGCGGGTCCCACGCAACGGAATGCCGTGAACCCCGCCAGGGCCGGAAGGCAGCAACGGTAAGCGGAATGTTTTCGTGTGCCGTGGATCGCCTGGACACGTGCTCGGGGAAAAACGCCGGGCGGCGCGCGGGTCGAGGAAAGGTGTACGGTCTCTCCAGCTTCGATCGTTCCCGGCGGCCGGGCGATCAACGCATTCCCGCATCCATCAGGGCGAACGATGTCGTATCTCGTTCTCGCGCGCAAATACCGCCCGCAGACCTTTGACGAGATCGTCGGCCAGCCCCACATCACGCGCACGCTCAAGTCGGCCATCGCCTCGGGGCGAATCGCCCACTCGTACCTGTTCACCGGCACGCGCGGCGTGGGCAAGACGACCGTCGCCCGCGTACTCGCCAAGGCCCTGAACTGCGAGACCGGCCCCACCGCCACGCCGTGCAACACCTGCCGCAACTGCGTCGAGATCACGCGCGGCTCGTCGGTGGACGTGTTCGAGATCGACGGCGCGTCCAACACCGGCGTCGACGACGTGCGCGACCTGCGCGAGAACATCAAGTACCTGCCCCAGGGCTCGCGCCACCGCATCGTCATCATCGACGAAGTCCACATGCTCTCGACGAGCGCGTTCAACGCGCTGCTCAAAACGCTCGAGGAGCCCCCGGCCCACGTGGTGTTCATGTTCGCCACCACCGAGGTCCACAAGATTCCCGACACGATCCTCTCGCGCTGCCAGCAGTACGACTTCAAGATGATCGGCCTGCGCGACATCCACGAATACCTGCGGCGCGTCGTCGAGGCCGAGAAGCTGAAGATGAACGACGATCAGCTCGTGCTGATCGCGCGAAAGGCCGAAGGCTCGATGCGCGACGCGCTGAGCTATCTCGACCAGGCGCTGTCGTTCGCCGGCGAGGGCATCACCACCGCGGAACTCACCGACATCCTCGGCATCCTGGACCGGCGGCTGCTGATGAGTCTGTCCGACGCCGTGCTCGGCGGACGCACCGACGAGGCCGTAGACATTCTGGAGAAGCTCTCGGTCGTCGCGTGGGACGTGAAGGCGTTCTACGGCGACCTGCTCGAGCATTTCCGCAACCTCGTCGTCGCGAAGATCTCGAAACGCCCCGAGACGATGATCAACGCGACGACTGACGAATTGGCGGAACTCGTGCGTCAGGCCGGCGGCGCGACGTACGAGACGCTCGAAAACCTGTTTTCGATTCTGGTCGACGCCGAGGAAGAGGTGTTGCGCAGCGGCCATCCGCGCCTCGTGCTCGAAATGGTGCTGATTCGCCTCGCCACCGCGCGGCCCGTCGCGGCGCTCGACGATCTCGCCCGCGAACTGGGCCGCATCCGCGCAATGCTGGCGAAGGGCGGCGCGATGCCGACCGGTTCGGCTCCGCGATCGGGTCCGCAGGGCGTGCCGCCGCGTCCAGCGTCATCTCCGCCGACATCATCACCGCCGCGCACGCGCATGGCCGGCGCGGACGAGCCCGCTCCCGCGGTTGTGAAATCGCCGAACGGCGCGGCCGGTCCGAACGGCGCGGCCAAACCTGCCCCGGCGATCCCCGATGGCGCGACGCCCGTCGAGCGGTTCCGCGCCACGCTGCGCGCCCGCGACTTCAAGCTCTCGGCGCTGCTCGGGCGCGGGAGCGTGGACGTGAAGGACAACCTTGTCGTGCTGGGCATGCCCAAGGGGTTGCACTTCGACGAAGTGACGAGCGAAAAGCGCGTGCTGGAAGAGATGGTGGCGGAGGTCTTCGGGGAGACGGCGAAGCTCGTCATCGAAGCGCTCGACCAACCGGGCAAGGTGTCGCCGCTCGCCGTGCCGACGCCCAGCCCCGCGTCGGCCCGCGCGTCGCGCGAGCGACGCAAGACCGAATTGCTCAAACTCGCGACGCAGAACTCGACCGTGCAGCAGCTTCGCGGCGCATTCCCCGGCGCGGATTTGACGGTGGAAGAGAAGAGTTGAAAGAAGGGTTGTCGGCTTTTGGTCGTTGGTTGTTGGAGCCCTCACCCCGTCTCGCTTCGCTCGACACCCCTCTCCCGTCATGACGGGAGAGGGGATGGGGGTGAGGGCTCCATTCGGTGTGGCAACGCATGATGTGGATGACACGATGAAGAACGTGACCGAACTGTTGCAGATGGCGAAAAAGGCGCAGGAGCAGATCGCGTCCGCGCAAGCCGAACTGGCGACCAAGA encodes:
- the alaS gene encoding alanine--tRNA ligase; its protein translation is MTSAKPAPKSGSEIRRAFLDFFASKQHRIIKSSPLVLPADPTLLFVNSGMVQFKNVFLGQEDIGTKRATTCQKSLRVSGKHNDFENVGRTPRHHTFFEMLGNFSFGDYFKRDAIAFAWEFVTGVLGMPADRLTATVFEEDDEAEALWLELSGLPKARVVRMGAADNFWAMGDTGPCGPCSEIHWDLDPTKPGGIADDPERFLEIWNLVFMQFERGADGKLTPLPAPSVDTGAGLERIAAILQSAPTNFDSDLFAPIREKIAAIAGKTYGADAEATVSMRVVCDHSRAMTFLVGDSILPSNEGRGYVLRRIMRRAARHGVLLGIKTPFLHVMVDAVIEAMGETYPELIDRASYIKKVVLNEEERFLRTLDNGLRLLGQERERMTAGGSSVLAGAVAFKLYDTFGFPLDLTQDIGRSEGFDVDLAGFDAAMEIQRGKSAKGGKFEAEAGLGVLGELSGQGAKTEFLGYGATRAEGEVIGLVRHGELVSDADAGQEIEVVADRTPFYAEKGGQMGDTGEIVADGVRLVVTDTRTAGDALIAHHAKVVEGRVRVGDRLQFVVDKERRRAIERAHSATHLLHYALHRVLGPDAKQAGSLVAPDRLRFDFTHFQGLTGAQIEQVEKIANKKVLNNSWRVVKEMPLDEAISNGAMALFGEKYSENVRVITLGQSIELCGGTHVSSTGKIGPIVVLHESSIAAGVRRLEAVTGEAAVEKLRAAIDTEREISQALKVAPELILDRVRQTVDQVRDLERQISDLRNKLAAEANKGLIDEARDVNGVKLIAAVAMADDADALRLLSVRLRDQIGSGVVVLGAEIGGKAALCVQVTKDLAGRLNAGKIIGPLAKIVGGGGGGKPDMAQAGGPNPGKLREAIDAAAGLIGAL
- a CDS encoding site-specific DNA-methyltransferase, producing MSVAKKAVDPFSDVPPHFRSGRGAAYLGDARDLLAKVPANSVDLLLTSPPYALHFKKEYGNVDQDRYVEWLLEFAPDIRRVLKPTGSFVLNIGGSWTPGAPTRSLCHFEIALRLVKECRFHLAQEFFWYNPAKLPAPAEWVNVRKIRVKDSVECVWWFSKEPFPKADNQAVLQPYSPDMLRLLKNGYRAKTRPSGHVITSKFVDRGGSIPGNLLTIGNNDANSRYFVRCDETGNKPHPARFPPQLPAFFIRFLTDRDDLVLDPFAGSCTTGEVAENLGRRWIAFERSAEYLETAKFRFEAPWDDDRRGLITGGDRESPDQMPLFEI
- a CDS encoding helix-turn-helix transcriptional regulator; the protein is MKSDELFSRLGARVRELRERRGWSQETLAERCGKHYTYVGRIERGVQNVTIEVLAEVADALGATLADLVAIDDHPLLRNWNVSALDVVHAVHHGFRAQVDVKGKLAEWKLFQELEALRTDGAIASVQWLDEDNKPDFILTVAGRDIVVECKNVRSKTKSERPDAPIKVELQKTRNSKDGTNTRGYSTSHFHVLSVCLFNRTGRWTFLHVAVNNLATRPDDAKMLKVFHAVPASADSRWRSRIEEAIGDLAR
- the dnaX gene encoding DNA polymerase III subunit gamma/tau is translated as MSYLVLARKYRPQTFDEIVGQPHITRTLKSAIASGRIAHSYLFTGTRGVGKTTVARVLAKALNCETGPTATPCNTCRNCVEITRGSSVDVFEIDGASNTGVDDVRDLRENIKYLPQGSRHRIVIIDEVHMLSTSAFNALLKTLEEPPAHVVFMFATTEVHKIPDTILSRCQQYDFKMIGLRDIHEYLRRVVEAEKLKMNDDQLVLIARKAEGSMRDALSYLDQALSFAGEGITTAELTDILGILDRRLLMSLSDAVLGGRTDEAVDILEKLSVVAWDVKAFYGDLLEHFRNLVVAKISKRPETMINATTDELAELVRQAGGATYETLENLFSILVDAEEEVLRSGHPRLVLEMVLIRLATARPVAALDDLARELGRIRAMLAKGGAMPTGSAPRSGPQGVPPRPASSPPTSSPPRTRMAGADEPAPAVVKSPNGAAGPNGAAKPAPAIPDGATPVERFRATLRARDFKLSALLGRGSVDVKDNLVVLGMPKGLHFDEVTSEKRVLEEMVAEVFGETAKLVIEALDQPGKVSPLAVPTPSPASARASRERRKTELLKLATQNSTVQQLRGAFPGADLTVEEKS